GCCACGGCACCTGTGGAGGCGCCCGAGGACAGGCCGAACAGGAACGGATCGGCCAGGTCGTTGCGCGTGGTACTTTGCAACAGGCCGCCCACCACGGCCAGCGTGGCGCCCACCAGCAGCGCCAGCACCACTCGCGGCAGGCGCAGGTCGCGCACGATGGCCTGCGCCATATCACCCGCTGGCGCGCCGAACACACCGGCCCAGGGCCCCGCCAGCGCCGCAGCCGCCTCGCGCCACGACACGGGCGCACTGCCTACCGTAAGCGACAGCATGGCCAGCAGCACCAGGGCCAGTACGATTCCCAGCGGCACCGCGCGGCTTAGCGCGTCCGCCGGCAGGACCATGCGGCGTAGCGCGACCCCTAGAGTCACCGTGCGGCGTGGCGCGACTCCCTTAGTCACCGCGCGGCGTGGCGCGGTGTGGGCCTGCTCCCCCGGCGGCGTCATGGCGTCTGCCTCATGGTGCCTGCCGCAGGGCGCGGGCCAGCTTTTCGATGGCGTCGATGTTGGCGGGCCCGGGCGTTAACTCGGCATAGCGCAGCGTGACGAAGCGGCGCTGGCGCACGGCCTCAGTGAGCCGCATGGCCGGGTGGGCCTGCAGAAGGGTCTGAAGGTGCTCCGGGCCCTGGCCGTTTTGGTAATCCAGCAGCACGATGACCTGCGGGTTGCTCGCTGCAACCGTCTCCCAGGCGCTGGTGCCCCAGCCCATGGCCACCTCGCCCAGCACGTTGCGCCCACCTGCGGCCTCGATCAGGGCCGTGGGCATGGCGGCGCGGCCCGCAGTGAAGGGCTTGTCCTCGCCCGAGTCGTAGACGAACACCCGCGGCGGCTGCGGCAGTGCTGAGCGGGTCGCGGCCCGGACCCGCTCATGCCATTGCGCGATCAGCCGCTCGGCCTGCGCACGGCGGCCAAATACGGTGCCCAGGCGCAGCATGTCGCCGTACAGCAGGTCCATCGTGGCGTGCGGTTTCTCGCCGAGCACGTGCGCGCAGCTTTCGGTCAGGATCAGCGTCTGGATCCCGTGTGGCGCCAGGGTGGTCGGGGTCACCTCGCCCCCGGGTTGCATGCCGTAATACCACCCGGCGAAGAACAGATCGGGCTTGGCGGCCAGCAGCGTTTCCAGCGTCGGGTATTTGGGGGCCAGTTCCGCAATGTTTCCCAGGCTGCGCAGGAACGCCGCATCGGCCTTGTACCAGCCGGTGATGCCCGTGACGCCCACCATGGAGGACTGCAGCCCGAGCGCCATGGCCATCTCGACCATGTTCAAGTCGTGCACGACCATGCGTTTGGGCGGCGCGGCGATGCGCAGCGTGCCGCCGCAGTTGGGCACGGTGACGGGAAACCCTGGCACCACACCTGTGCCCTGCGCCAGCGCGGTGCCCGCGCCGCCCAGCAGACAGGCCACGGCAAGCGCCCCATAGCAGGCGATCGCGCAACGCCGCAGTACGCGCCTCATGCCGCCGCCTTTCGCTCGAACGACCACAGCATGCCGCTGTGGCGCGGGTGCCGCGTGTGAACCAGCTCCATGCCGAACACGTCGGCCACGCGGTCGGCGCCCAGCGCCTCATCGGGACTGCCGGTGGCCACCAGGGCGCCACGGTTCAGAACCCAGACCCTGTCAGCGAACGAAGGCACCAGGCCCAGCTCGTGCAGCGCGGCCACCACGGTAATGCCGAGCCCGCGCACCAGGGCCAGAAGGTCGGCGCGGGCCGCGAGGTCAAGGTGGTTGGTGGGCTCGTCCAGCAGCAGCAGTACGGGCTGCTGCGCCAGTGCGCGTGCCAGGTGCGCACGCTGGCGCTCGCCACCCGACAGGCTGGACAGCGCCCGGTGCGCCAGGGCGCTGAGCCCGCAGGTGTGCAGGGCTTGGTCTACCGCCTGCGCGTGTTCCGTGCGGCCAGCGCGGTGCTGGTGGGGCAGCCGCCCCAGGGCGACGTAGTCGTGCACGCGAAAGGCGAGGTCGGCGGTTTCGGTCTGCCCCAGCACGGCGATGTGCCGCGCACGCTCGGGCGCCGGCCAGGCTGCTAGGTCGTGCCCCAGCACGCTCACCCGGCCCTTGGTGGGCATGGCCCTCGCTCCCAGCAGCTTCAGCAGCGTGCTCTTGCCGGCGCCGTTGGGGCCGACCAGGGCCACGCATTCGCCGTGGGCCGCACTGGCGTTCACACCGTGCAGCAGCGGGCGCCCCTGCGGCGTGCAAAAGCTCACGCCTTCGGCTTGTAGCAACGTCTGCATGTCACAGCGTCCAGCGCAGTGCCAGCTCTAAGCTGCGCGGCGCGCCGAGCAGGATCTGGTCTGGGTAGAACGGATCGGCCCATGCCGCATACACGCGGTTGGTCAGGTTGCGACCGCGCAGGGTGAGCTGCACGCCGCGTGCGACGTCCACTGCCAGGGCGGCGTCGAGTGTGGTGTAGGCAGACAGCCGCACGGTGTTCGCATCGCTGTGGAACCGCTCGCCCACATGCCGCAGCGAGGCAGACACCTGCACCGGCACGTTGGCCACGAAGCGGTAGACGACGCCGGCATTGGCGACCACGCGCGGAGCGTTGGGCGGTGTGTTGCCCGAGAGCGAGCCGCCACCGGCCAGTGTGTAGTCTTGGTAGCGCGCCCGGTTCAGCGCGAGGTTGGACCACAGGTTCCAGTGTGCATCGGGCCGCAGCGCCAGCGATGCCTCGGCCCCGCGCGACTGCAACGCCCCCGCCACGGCCAGCGACTGCCCACCCTGCGCGGCATAAACGTTGCGGCGCTCGGTGTCGTACACGGCGAACGTCCAGGCGCCGCGGTCTTGCCAGAACGATTGCTTCACGCCCGCCTCCAGGTTGCGCGTGCGGGTCAGGTCCAGCGGCTGCGTGCCGCGCAGCAGGAACAGGTTGTTGGCCGCCACATCGGCGCCCGTGGCGTATTGGCCGTAAAGGGTGGTGCCCGCCGCCGCCCAGGTCACGCCCAGGCGCCCCGTGGTCGGGTGCCAGGTCTTGTCGAAAGGAAAGCCCGTGCGGGAAACGCCCGCAGCATCGGTCGACGTGCGCGACAGCTCGATCGATTCATGACGCAGCCCGCCGATCAGCGCCCAACCCGGCGCCACCGAAAACCGGTCTTCCAGCGCTACAACGGTGTTGCGCACCCCGCTCGTCTGCCACTGCCGGGTGAGTGGGCCGTAGGTGCCGCGCTGCGGGTCTACCAGGCTCACGCTGTCGCCCGGAAAGTTGGCGGCGCCTGGGCGGGTCAGGTCGAGGTTGCTGGTTTCCAGCGCCGCCACCCAGCGGTTGTCGCGCCCGGCGATCTGTCCGTCCCACTGCAACTCGGTTTTCTGGCCCACCGAGGTCTGGTCCTGCGCCACATAAAAGCGCTCGCGGTCCACCAGGCCTGTGCCCGCGTTGAACGCCGCGATCTCGTTGTTGAACCAGTTGCGCGTGGCCGTGTAGCGGTAGATCTGCGTGCGCAGCGTGAAGGCGCTGTCGATGCTCCAGTCCATGCCCGTGCGCAGCCAGGTCTCGCGCGCGTCGTTGCGGTTGTCCAGCACGTTGTAATTGGTGCGCAGCGTGCGCCGGTCGATCGTGACCGGGCCGAGCGCACTGCCGTTGAAGCCCGACGTGTAGCTGCCGGACACCACGCCGCCCTGGTGCTCAACGCTCGGCGCGGCGGCGGACACCAGCGGCGTGCCCCAGTAACTGCTGCCCCGGTCGCGCTTGATCTCCCCGGCCACGAAGAACTTCAGGCCCTGCTGCACATGCCAGTCCAGCCCGCCCGACAGGTGGCGGTTGTGCTGGTTCGTGTCCTGGACGGGGCCATCGCTTTGCGAGCCGGTCAGGTCGATGCGGTAATCCAGATCCTTCCAGGCGGTGGTGCCGCCCGAGCCCAGGCGAAGGCGCCGTTCGCCGAACGAACCTGCGGCCGTCTCGACCTCTGTTTCCACCGGGCCGCGTTGCGGCGCGCGGGTGACGAAATTCACCGCCCCGCCCGATGCGCCCTCGCCCGACATGAGCGAGGCCGCGCCTTTGAGAAATTCGATCCGTTCCAGGTTGGCCGTGTCCATGACACGCGACGTCATGTTGGGCGGGCCGATCTTGATACCGTTGTAGAGCGTGTTGATTTGGCTGTTGGCAAAGCCGCGCATCGAAAACGCACTGGGTTCGGCCGGAAAGTCCCCGGCCGTCACGCCCACGGCGGACTGCGCCGCTTCGGTGACGGTGCGCAGTCCGCGTTCGGCCAGCACCTGGCGGGAGACTACGTCGATGGACGCCGGCGTTTCGCGCACTGACAGACCCAGGCGGGACGCGCCCTCGGCGGGTTGGTCCAGCGCGCCCGGCAGGGCTTGCTCTTTCACGACCACCGTGGGCAAGGCGGCGGTGCTGTTGCCCTCCTGGGCCATGGCGCAGGGCGCAGAAAGCGCCAGCAAAGGGGATAGCCAGAGAGAAGCTGTGGGGCGGAGCGGTCGCATGGTGGGATGGAAAGGAGCAAGGAGTGGCCGCCAAAAGCGAGCCGGATTGGAAGGTGTGTAAATGGCAGGCCGCAGCAAAGCTGCTACGGAGGGGGCCGGCGCGAGGGGGTAAAAAGGGATGAAAAAGGGATGAAAAAGGGATGAAAAAGGGATGAAAAAGGGATGAAAAAGGGATGAAAAAGGGATGAAAAAGGGGATAAAACACCCGAAGGTGAGTTTGCTTGTTATTGCAACTGAGTTGCGACAGTGGATTTTAGACCCAATAACGCAACGTATATGCGTTATTGGGTGTTTTGACGCCCTTTCCCCATCGGGCGTGGCCGCAGGGGGGCTTGACACGATCGATACACTGGAAAAAACCGGTTTCAACCCGATCTGCGGGCTCGGTCGCGCAACGGGCGGGGCTTTCACACCCGCCCTATTTCATTTGAAAGAGATTCCCATGGCACTCATTCCAGTCACCATCCTCACGGGCTTTTTGGGCTCTGGCAAAACCACCTTGCTCAAGCGTGTCTTGAGCGAGGCCCATGGCCAGAAGATCGCCGTCATCGAAAACGAATTCGGCGAAGAAAACATCGATAACGACATCCTCGTGACCGACTCCAAGGAGCAGATCGTGCAGATGAGCAACGGCTGCATCTGCTGCACCATTCGCGAAGACCTGCGCGAAACCCTGCAACTGCTGGCCGCCAAGAAGCGCAAGGGCCTGCTGGACTTTGAGCGCATCGTGATCGAGACCACCGGCCTGGCCGACCCCGGCCCCGTGGCGCAAACGTTCTTCATGGACGAAGAGATTGCCGAAACCTACCTGATCGACTCCATCATCACCCTGGTGGACGCCAAGCACGCGGCGCAGCAGCTCAATGACCGCCAGGAAGCACGCCGCCAAGTGGGCTTTGCCGACCAGATTTTCCTGTCCAAGACTGATCTGGTGAGCGCCCAGGACGTGGATGCGCTGACGCACCGCCTCAAGCACATGAACCCGCGTGCGCCCATCAAGGCGGTGCATTTTGGCGAAGTGCCAATCAAGGAGGTGCTGGACCTGCGGGGCTTCAACCTCAACGCCAAGCTGGACATCGACCCCGACTTTCTCAAAGAAGAAGACGACCACAGCCACAGCGACCATGACCATGTGCATGAGGGGCATGAGCACCACGACCATGCCCCTGGCGAGGCGTGCAACCACCCCTCGCACCAGCACGGCCATGGTCACCACCATCACCACGATGACGACGTCAAGAGTTTCGTCTACCGCTCGGATCGCCCGTTTGACCCCGCCAAGCTCGAAGACTTCCTGGGTGCCATCGTCAATATTTATGGCCCGCGCATGCTGCGCTACAAAGGGGTCTTGAATATGAAGGGCACTGAGCGTAAGGTGATCTTCCAGGGCGTGCACCAGCTCATGGGCAGTGACCTGGGCCCGCAGTGGGCCGAGGGCGAAGCCCGGTTGAGCAAGATGGTGTTCATCGGCATTGACCTGCCGCAGGACATCTTCCGCCAGGGACTGGACCAGAGCCTGGCGTGAGGAACGCTGGGGCTGCCCAGTGGCCTATGGTGAGAGCCCGCCCCCTTGGGGAAATGCCGAGGTGTGTCGTATCTGCAACGTTTTCGTTTGCAGCGGCGCAGGTCGATACAATCGCGCCCCGGTAAAACCCCGGAAGGCTTGCCATCCGTCCCAGGCTGCATCTGCAGCCGGGGCCTGCCCGTATTGCGAGGAGACCAGGAAGTGAAAGCCGAAACCAGCAAACCCAAGGCGGCAACCAAAGCGTCCGCACCCGCGGCCAAAGCCGCTGCTGCCCCGGCACCAGCCAAGGCCATCAAGGCTGCTGCTTCCTCCAAGGTCGCAGCAGCCACTCCCGTGGTGTCTGCCGCGACGCCCCCGCCGGCAGACCCGCAGGTGCCTCTGCGCACCACCCGGCCTTCATCGCGTTTGGCCCAATTGACCGTACCATCCATGGCCCAGGCAGTGGCATCGACCGCTGCCAAAGCCAGTTATCAACACACCATGCCCACGACCGCGCCAGTGCACCCTACCTTCACCGCTGCCAAAAAAGACCCCAAGCTTGCCAATAACTGGAAGGCCAAGACGGCCCAAGAGCTGACAGATGCTGAAGTGCTGGCCATGCCTGACAGCGAGTACATGAACGACAAGCAGATGGCGTTTTTTCGCCTGAAGCTGGTGCAACTCAAGCAAGACATCCACAACAGCGCCGGTGAAACCACCGAGCATCTGCGTGAAGACACCGTGGTGGTGCCTGATCCTGCCGACCGTGCCACCATTGAAGAAGAACACGCGCTGGAGCTGCGCACCCGTGACCGCGAACGCAAGCTGCTCAAGAAGATCGAGCAGTCCATCGCCCGCATCGACGCTGGTGACTACGGCTACTGCGACGAAACGGGTGAGCCCATTGGTGTGGGCCGCCTGATCGCCCGTCCTACGGCCACGCTGTCGCTGGAAGCCCAGCAGCGCCGTGAACTCAAGCAGAAGATGTTTGGGGACTGAGCTTGCGTGAAAACCCCCGCCATGCCCGCTCGGACACGCGGGGTTCATTCACACCCTCCAAGTCAGGCGTTATGCTGAGCGCCTTCAGGACAACCGCAGCCAAATCACCATGAGCAAGGAAGAAACCCCACCAGCCGGCGGACTGTTGTCCAAGATGGTGCGGTTTGTGCGCAACCCCACCGTCCAGTGGACGGAGCTGGACTCTTTGCAGGACGACCGCGAGAGCCAGTACAGCAAGCAGATGCTCAAGGAAATGATTGAGCGCAAGCGGCGCAACGACTTTGTGCGCCGCCGCGAATTCGATCAGCTGCGCAAGTTGCGCCAGCGCGAGGTGCTGCAAGGCCATCGCACCGAAGACCCCACCAACCGCCCTTCGTTCTTCCAGAGTAGCATGGCGTCGCCCGATGAGCGGGCCGTCACGCTCAAAAAGATCGATGAGATCGAGGCGCAAATGTCTCAGCAGTGGTGGAAAAGTAAACAATCCACTGACGGCGGCGCTACCGTACCAGGCGCCTTGGCTGCTGCACCTGCGACAGCCGCACAGGAATCTGACACCGAGGCGGCCGATGCCCGTGCCTTTGCTCCCACCGCTCCGGTGAGCCTGGCAGCGCCGCTGGCACAGCCCGGTCCCAGCCCTGTGGCACCTCTGTTTGCTGACGACAGCATGGCGATGGGCAAATTCGGCGGCACCGATGCCAAGTTGCAAGCCACGCCTGTGGCGGCTGAGCCTTCTGTCAGCCCCACGGTGCCCGGCGTGATCGCGCAGACCGTTGCCGCACTGGAGAAATTCGTGCACGAACCCGACCTTGAAGAAGCGGCCATCCGCTACGCCAATGGCGATAACGAAGGGGCAGAGTCCGGCTTGCTGGAGGTTCTGCAACAACATCGCAATGACAACCCAGACCAGCAACTGGATCTGTGGATGACCCTGTTTGACCTGTATCGGGCAACAGGGCAGCACGACCAGTTTGAAAACTTGGCCATTGATTTTGCAGCGCAGTACAGCCGGTCTGCGCCGCTGTGGTTCTCGCTGCCTGAACAGTTGGGCATGACGGGTGCCACCCCTGCGCTGCAGGCCGATGCGCCGAGTCGGCGTGACTTCAGCTGGAACGCGCCACAGCGCCTGGCCGTGTCTTCGGTGGCTGCGTTGCAGGCTTCGGTTGAGCGCTCGACTTCACCGTGGACGCTGTCTTGGTCGCGCATTTCGGGCATGGACGATGCGGCGGTGCCACTGTTGGCCGACTTGTTCACGCGCTGGGCTGACAAGCAAGGACAGTTTGTGTTCTCGGGGGTGGACAAATTCAACACCCTCATGGAAATCATGACCCAGTCGGGCGACCGGGTTTCGGGGCCTGAGTGGTGGCGACTGCGCATGTCGGCACTGCGGCTCATGGGGCGCCCCGATGAGTTTGAACTGGTGGCACTGGACTACTGCGTGACCTATGAGGTTTCGCCGCCGTCCTGGGTGTCGCCCAAGTGCGGCTACTCGGACGACGACACCACAGCAGCTCCCGAGGCATCGCGCGCGAACGAACGGGACATGCTGGCCTCCGATTTTGGCGATCTGTCGATTCCGGCGCCGTTGGAGACGGGGCCGGTAGCCACGCTCAGCGGCATCATCGATGGCGACGCTACGCCGTTGCTGGAGCCTCTGGAGTCCATGCTGCGCCCGGGGGTGCCGCTGCCCATTGCCTGCGACAAGCTCATGCGCATCGACTTCGCGGCGGCGGGCTCTGTGCTCAACTGGGCGGCCGACCAGCAAGCCAAGGGCTATGTGGTGCATTTTCAGAACCTGCACCGGCTCATCGCCGTGTTTTTCAACGTGATCGGCATCAACGAACACGCCTGGGTCATCCCGCGCAAGAACTGAGCAAGAACTGAACTTGGTAGGCCGCTTGCAATTGCAGCGGCAGGCCCCACGTTCGGGGCTATGACGTCATCCAGCGAATCCCCCGTGTTCCACGGGACCACCATCATCAGTGTCCGCAGGCAAACCCCGGCGGGCGTACAGGTAGCCATCGGCGGCGATGGCCAAGTGACCTTGGGCAACATCGTGGTCAAGGGCACCGCGCGCAAGGTGCGTAA
This Acidovorax sp. 106 DNA region includes the following protein-coding sequences:
- a CDS encoding ABC transporter substrate-binding protein codes for the protein MRRVLRRCAIACYGALAVACLLGGAGTALAQGTGVVPGFPVTVPNCGGTLRIAAPPKRMVVHDLNMVEMAMALGLQSSMVGVTGITGWYKADAAFLRSLGNIAELAPKYPTLETLLAAKPDLFFAGWYYGMQPGGEVTPTTLAPHGIQTLILTESCAHVLGEKPHATMDLLYGDMLRLGTVFGRRAQAERLIAQWHERVRAATRSALPQPPRVFVYDSGEDKPFTAGRAAMPTALIEAAGGRNVLGEVAMGWGTSAWETVAASNPQVIVLLDYQNGQGPEHLQTLLQAHPAMRLTEAVRQRRFVTLRYAELTPGPANIDAIEKLARALRQAP
- a CDS encoding ABC transporter ATP-binding protein, with translation MQTLLQAEGVSFCTPQGRPLLHGVNASAAHGECVALVGPNGAGKSTLLKLLGARAMPTKGRVSVLGHDLAAWPAPERARHIAVLGQTETADLAFRVHDYVALGRLPHQHRAGRTEHAQAVDQALHTCGLSALAHRALSSLSGGERQRAHLARALAQQPVLLLLDEPTNHLDLAARADLLALVRGLGITVVAALHELGLVPSFADRVWVLNRGALVATGSPDEALGADRVADVFGMELVHTRHPRHSGMLWSFERKAAA
- a CDS encoding TonB-dependent siderophore receptor, with amino-acid sequence MRPLRPTASLWLSPLLALSAPCAMAQEGNSTAALPTVVVKEQALPGALDQPAEGASRLGLSVRETPASIDVVSRQVLAERGLRTVTEAAQSAVGVTAGDFPAEPSAFSMRGFANSQINTLYNGIKIGPPNMTSRVMDTANLERIEFLKGAASLMSGEGASGGAVNFVTRAPQRGPVETEVETAAGSFGERRLRLGSGGTTAWKDLDYRIDLTGSQSDGPVQDTNQHNRHLSGGLDWHVQQGLKFFVAGEIKRDRGSSYWGTPLVSAAAPSVEHQGGVVSGSYTSGFNGSALGPVTIDRRTLRTNYNVLDNRNDARETWLRTGMDWSIDSAFTLRTQIYRYTATRNWFNNEIAAFNAGTGLVDRERFYVAQDQTSVGQKTELQWDGQIAGRDNRWVAALETSNLDLTRPGAANFPGDSVSLVDPQRGTYGPLTRQWQTSGVRNTVVALEDRFSVAPGWALIGGLRHESIELSRTSTDAAGVSRTGFPFDKTWHPTTGRLGVTWAAAGTTLYGQYATGADVAANNLFLLRGTQPLDLTRTRNLEAGVKQSFWQDRGAWTFAVYDTERRNVYAAQGGQSLAVAGALQSRGAEASLALRPDAHWNLWSNLALNRARYQDYTLAGGGSLSGNTPPNAPRVVANAGVVYRFVANVPVQVSASLRHVGERFHSDANTVRLSAYTTLDAALAVDVARGVQLTLRGRNLTNRVYAAWADPFYPDQILLGAPRSLELALRWTL
- a CDS encoding GTP-binding protein, which codes for MALIPVTILTGFLGSGKTTLLKRVLSEAHGQKIAVIENEFGEENIDNDILVTDSKEQIVQMSNGCICCTIREDLRETLQLLAAKKRKGLLDFERIVIETTGLADPGPVAQTFFMDEEIAETYLIDSIITLVDAKHAAQQLNDRQEARRQVGFADQIFLSKTDLVSAQDVDALTHRLKHMNPRAPIKAVHFGEVPIKEVLDLRGFNLNAKLDIDPDFLKEEDDHSHSDHDHVHEGHEHHDHAPGEACNHPSHQHGHGHHHHHDDDVKSFVYRSDRPFDPAKLEDFLGAIVNIYGPRMLRYKGVLNMKGTERKVIFQGVHQLMGSDLGPQWAEGEARLSKMVFIGIDLPQDIFRQGLDQSLA
- the dksA gene encoding RNA polymerase-binding protein DksA; the encoded protein is MKAETSKPKAATKASAPAAKAAAAPAPAKAIKAAASSKVAAATPVVSAATPPPADPQVPLRTTRPSSRLAQLTVPSMAQAVASTAAKASYQHTMPTTAPVHPTFTAAKKDPKLANNWKAKTAQELTDAEVLAMPDSEYMNDKQMAFFRLKLVQLKQDIHNSAGETTEHLREDTVVVPDPADRATIEEEHALELRTRDRERKLLKKIEQSIARIDAGDYGYCDETGEPIGVGRLIARPTATLSLEAQQRRELKQKMFGD
- a CDS encoding STAS domain-containing protein produces the protein MSKEETPPAGGLLSKMVRFVRNPTVQWTELDSLQDDRESQYSKQMLKEMIERKRRNDFVRRREFDQLRKLRQREVLQGHRTEDPTNRPSFFQSSMASPDERAVTLKKIDEIEAQMSQQWWKSKQSTDGGATVPGALAAAPATAAQESDTEAADARAFAPTAPVSLAAPLAQPGPSPVAPLFADDSMAMGKFGGTDAKLQATPVAAEPSVSPTVPGVIAQTVAALEKFVHEPDLEEAAIRYANGDNEGAESGLLEVLQQHRNDNPDQQLDLWMTLFDLYRATGQHDQFENLAIDFAAQYSRSAPLWFSLPEQLGMTGATPALQADAPSRRDFSWNAPQRLAVSSVAALQASVERSTSPWTLSWSRISGMDDAAVPLLADLFTRWADKQGQFVFSGVDKFNTLMEIMTQSGDRVSGPEWWRLRMSALRLMGRPDEFELVALDYCVTYEVSPPSWVSPKCGYSDDDTTAAPEASRANERDMLASDFGDLSIPAPLETGPVATLSGIIDGDATPLLEPLESMLRPGVPLPIACDKLMRIDFAAAGSVLNWAADQQAKGYVVHFQNLHRLIAVFFNVIGINEHAWVIPRKN